The Tissierellales bacterium genomic sequence GATGCTCTACTTGAATTCTAGTGTTCATCTCTATGAAGTAAAAATTCAAATATTTATCTACCAAAAATTCTATAGTTCCTGCATTTCTATACGAAACAGCCTTAGCTGCTTTGACTGCCGCATCTCCCATTGCCTTTCTAGTATCATCATCTATCAAACTAGATGGAGATTCTTCCAATACTTTTTGGTGTCTTCTTTGGGCAGAGCAATCTCTTTCGCCTAAATGAATCACATTACCATGATGATCTGCCAATATTTGAATCTCTATATGTCTTGGATTTTCTACGAATTTTTCTAAGTACACAGTATCATCACCAAATGCTACTCTAGCTTCTCCTCTAGCAGCATTAAATGCTTTCAAGAAATCATCTTCACCATGAGCAATTCTCATTCCTCTTCCGCCGCCACCAGCAGATGCCTTTATCATAACTGGGTACCCTATTTCCTCAGCTAGTCTAAGTGCTTCATTTTCATCTGCAACTGCCCCATCTGATCCTGGAACTACCGGCACATCATTTGCCATCATTATCTCTCTAGCTTTGGATTTATTTCCCATTTGATCTATCATTTCCCCTGTAGGACCAATAAATTGTATCTGACATGCCTCACACATCTCTGCAAATCGAGCATTTTCAGACAAAAATCCAAAGCCTGGGTGAATCGCCTCTGCTCCAGTAAGTACCGTAGCACTTATGATATTTTGCATATTCAAATAGCTATCAGCTACTTTTCCTGGTCCTATGCAAACAGCTTCATCTGCTAATTGTACATGCAATGCTTCTGAATCTGCTTCTGAGTAAACTGCAACAGTTTGAATACCAAGTTCTATACATGCTCTTATTATTCGAACTGCAATTTCACCTCTGTTCGCTATCAATACTTTGTTAAACATAAGCTTTCTCCTTATCTGATCTTGAATAAAGGCTGGCCAAATTCTACCATCTCTTCATTTTCTACATAAATCTCTACAATCTCACCATCATACTCTGCTTCTATTTCATTCATTAATTTCATAGCTTCTACTATACATAGTACATCGCCTTTTTTGACCATTTGACCAATTTTAGCAAACGGCTCTGAATCTGGATTTGCCGCAGAATAAAAAGTTCCAACTATTGGCGATTCAACTATATTCCCAGGTATCTCTTCAATTACTTGAGCTACCGCCTCTTCCTTTACAATGTTCTCTGCAATTCTTTCTGGCTCTACCTGTACTATTCTCTCAGCTGTTACCTGAGGTGATACAGTCTGAACTGCTATATTTTGACATTCTTTTTTTAGAGTTAATTCAAAATCTCTATCTTTTAAATCTAGCTCTGTCAATCCGCCTTCTTTAAATGCTTGAATAAGAGCTTTAAGTTCATCTACTTTATACATAGGTCACGTTCCTTTCTACCATGCTTTATTTAAATCTGATTTTAGCTCATCTATAAGTTCTTGAACCTTCATCATTTTAGTTACTCTACCAACCTGGCTTCCTGCAAATATAAGACCTGTTTCAAGTCTTCCTTCAACTGCATCTATAAGTGCATCCGTTATGCAATAAGGTGTTTTATTTGCCACACATTCTTTAAGACATCTATAGCAATGCTTTACCTTAACTGGGCCTGCTTCTATAGCTTTTACAAATTCATTTCTAATAGCTCTTCCAGGAAGACCTACTGGACTTTTTACTATAGCTACATCCTCTGCTTTAGCATTTATATATGCCTGCTTGAATTCATCACTAGCATCACATTCTTCTGTCGCTACAAATCTAGTTGCCATTTGAACTCCATCTGCACCTTTTTTCAAGAAGCGAGCTATATCTTCTCCTGTAAAAATTCCACCTGCAACTATAATTGGAATCTTCTGACCTTGCTTCTCTTCAAATGGTGCTATGATTTCTTTGACTTTAACTAACGCCTGCTCCAAAAGACCTGATTTCTTTTCATCATCTAAAAGCGTTTCTTTGTCAAATCCCAAATGACCACCAGCTTCCGGTCCCTCTATTATGAATGCATCTGGAAAATAGTTATAATCTCTAAGCCACTTTCGAACGATTACTTTTGCTGCTTTCGCCGATGATACTATTGGTACTATCGATGTCTTTGATCCCTTTACATATTTAGGCAAATCAAAAGGCAAGCCTGCACCACTTATGATGACGTCAGCTCCATCTTTTACAGCTTGCTTCACCATATCTCCGTAGTTGTTCATCGCCGTCAAAAAGTTCACGCCGATTATTCCCTCTGGACTGATTGTTCTTGCCTTTTTTATTTCCTTTGATAATGCTCTTTGATTAGCAGTATCTGGATTTTTTCTAAAATCATCTTCTCTATATCCTACCTGTGCTCCTGATATGATTCCAACACCGCCAGCATTTGCAACCGCTCCTGCTAATGATGAAAGTGATATTCCTATCCCCATACCACCTTGAATAATTGGTACTTCAGTCTGTTTTTTTCCAAAATTTAAAGATGGTATCGCCATCTCAATCGCCCCTTATATTTCAATTTGACAAATCTAATTTCTTTTGTCTAGCATATAATTTGTCTAACTTAAATTGCGTCTCTCAAATGTTTTGATGGTCAAAGTATAATACAGATTACTTTGATTGTCAAATATTTTGATGATTTTTTTATATTTTTTTAGCTTTTATGGTACTAAAAAACCGATGACAAGCGCCATCGGTACATTTGTATAAAAAATATGAAATTATCGTAAAATAACCATTTCACTACTTATTTTTTGCTCTATCTTTGTTTATTTTTCTAGTTGCTCTGAGCCCAAGTTCCTCACCTTTTAGTATCCTGTCTATATTTCCTCTATGCTTATATATAACCAATGCTAAAAATACAGATGCTATTGTTATAGGACCAAATCCATATCCCCAAAATATAAAGTATATGAGTACTATACTAAACATAGCTATAGTTCCAAGTGCTATATAGTCTGTAATCAATGTAATTAGTATCAATGTGACAGCCATAATTATTGCCACTTTCCAATTTACTCCTAACATCATTCCAAATATAGAAGATGCACCCTTACCTCCTCTAAATTTTAGTATCACTGGATATAAATGACCTATAACTGCACTAAATCCTGCTATAACTTGAAGATCCCTCATATCCGGCATAATGCTCTGAACTATCCATACAGCAATTGCCGCTTTTAATATGTCTACAGCCCAAGTTATAACTCCATATGGCCATCCCATTACAACAACTGCATTTGATGCTCCTACATTCTTTGTTCCCTCTTCTCTGATATCTATCCCCTTTAATCGTCCCAATATATATGCTGTCATTATATTGCCGAGGGCATAACCTATCGTTATTGCAATAATCAAATTCATAATTTATCTCCTTATCTGCACATAATTTTTGATTTTTTCTTCTATATTATACCCTAATTTATGGGTTTTTCACAAATTGAAGTTAGAGTATTTACTTTTACTGTAAATCACGTTATAATATTGGTGTCAGCGGGGTGTGGCGCAGTTCGGTAGCGCACAAGTCTGGGGGACTTGGGGTCGCAGGTTCAAATCCTGTCACTCCGACCACATGGACATTTTCTATTTTTAGAAAATGTCTTTTTTTGTTTCTTAATTTATCCATGGTCATTCTTTTTTTTAATAAATTCGATTTTTTTATTGAATTTATTTTATTTATATGCTATTATTAAACCCGCGACAAATTTAACACAGTTATATTATCAGAAAGGATGATTTTATCATGGAAAAAGAATTCAAAAAAATATTAGGTTTCTCCTCCCTACTTGCAGCTGCTGTTGGAATAGTTGTATCACAGGGCACACTTGTATCTGTTATGCAAGGTATAGCTCTCGGACAAACAGATTTCATCATAGCTCTTTCAATTGCAGCATTATTGTCTTTTTGCTACATATGTACTTTTTCAGAATTATCATTAATGATGCCCAAAGCCGGTGGTATCAATGCCTATTCTCAGGTTGCACTAGGACATTTCCCCTCAATTGTAGCAACTCTTTGCGGATATGTAGTTGTAAGTGTTTTAGGTATTCCTGCTGAATTACAACTTCTTCAATCTGGAATATTTGAAGTATTTCATGTAAACATTCCTCATCTAGGCTTAGTTTTATTGATTATAGTAACTGCTATGAATATATTTGGAATAGATTTTTTCTCAAAATTTCAAAATGTATTTTCTTTTTCAATGATTGCAGTTTTGGCTCTGATAGGCATTCAATATTTTACGGGAACTAGTCCTGAAAGTAATGACTTGAACTCACTGTCTATGAGTTCTATAAGTATTTCAAATGCTTTTTCTTTAGTAAGTCTTGCACTTTGGGCATTTCTTGGTGCAGAATTTATTTGTTCTCTCTCGGAGGAATCTATAAACCCTCAAAAACACATACCACGTGCTATGACCATAGGGATGATAATAATTTTTGTACTCTACACGTTGTTTGGGCTCACAGCTATAAAATTTCTCCCCCAAGATATTATATTATCTTCCCAAATGCCTCATTTCAAATTAATAAATGAAATTTTAGGCTCGTTTGGATCTAGTATAATGCTTATAGTTTGTATTTCGGCTAGCAGTAGCACAATAAATTCAATAATGTCCTCAATACCTAGGATGATGTACGGCATGTCTAAATCTGGTCAATTGCCTAGCTTTATAGGCTATATTCACCCCAAATTTAAAACACCAGTATTTGCTATACTTAGCTTATTTTTATTAGCTCTTATTCCTATGATAGGAATGACTTCTTCAATAGAGCAAGTCATCACTCTACTCATTGCAGCTAGTACTAGCTGGCTT encodes the following:
- a CDS encoding acetyl-CoA carboxylase biotin carboxylase subunit is translated as MFNKVLIANRGEIAVRIIRACIELGIQTVAVYSEADSEALHVQLADEAVCIGPGKVADSYLNMQNIISATVLTGAEAIHPGFGFLSENARFAEMCEACQIQFIGPTGEMIDQMGNKSKAREIMMANDVPVVPGSDGAVADENEALRLAEEIGYPVMIKASAGGGGRGMRIAHGEDDFLKAFNAARGEARVAFGDDTVYLEKFVENPRHIEIQILADHHGNVIHLGERDCSAQRRHQKVLEESPSSLIDDDTRKAMGDAAVKAAKAVSYRNAGTIEFLVDKYLNFYFIEMNTRIQVEHPVTEMVTGIDLIQQQLKIASGEVLDIKQDDIEQRGHAIECRINAEDPTLDFRPCPGLIEGLHLPGGLGVRIDSAIYQGYKVPALYDSMLAKLIVHADTREEARARMLRALDEFIVQGIETNIEFQKELLTDHRFVSGNFDTSLIASMQKG
- the accB gene encoding acetyl-CoA carboxylase biotin carboxyl carrier protein → MYKVDELKALIQAFKEGGLTELDLKDRDFELTLKKECQNIAVQTVSPQVTAERIVQVEPERIAENIVKEEAVAQVIEEIPGNIVESPIVGTFYSAANPDSEPFAKIGQMVKKGDVLCIVEAMKLMNEIEAEYDGEIVEIYVENEEMVEFGQPLFKIR
- a CDS encoding nitronate monooxygenase, which codes for MAIPSLNFGKKQTEVPIIQGGMGIGISLSSLAGAVANAGGVGIISGAQVGYREDDFRKNPDTANQRALSKEIKKARTISPEGIIGVNFLTAMNNYGDMVKQAVKDGADVIISGAGLPFDLPKYVKGSKTSIVPIVSSAKAAKVIVRKWLRDYNYFPDAFIIEGPEAGGHLGFDKETLLDDEKKSGLLEQALVKVKEIIAPFEEKQGQKIPIIVAGGIFTGEDIARFLKKGADGVQMATRFVATEECDASDEFKQAYINAKAEDVAIVKSPVGLPGRAIRNEFVKAIEAGPVKVKHCYRCLKECVANKTPYCITDALIDAVEGRLETGLIFAGSQVGRVTKMMKVQELIDELKSDLNKAW
- the plsY gene encoding glycerol-3-phosphate 1-O-acyltransferase PlsY, whose product is MNLIIAITIGYALGNIMTAYILGRLKGIDIREEGTKNVGASNAVVVMGWPYGVITWAVDILKAAIAVWIVQSIMPDMRDLQVIAGFSAVIGHLYPVILKFRGGKGASSIFGMMLGVNWKVAIIMAVTLILITLITDYIALGTIAMFSIVLIYFIFWGYGFGPITIASVFLALVIYKHRGNIDRILKGEELGLRATRKINKDRAKNK
- a CDS encoding APC family permease: MEKEFKKILGFSSLLAAAVGIVVSQGTLVSVMQGIALGQTDFIIALSIAALLSFCYICTFSELSLMMPKAGGINAYSQVALGHFPSIVATLCGYVVVSVLGIPAELQLLQSGIFEVFHVNIPHLGLVLLIIVTAMNIFGIDFFSKFQNVFSFSMIAVLALIGIQYFTGTSPESNDLNSLSMSSISISNAFSLVSLALWAFLGAEFICSLSEESINPQKHIPRAMTIGMIIIFVLYTLFGLTAIKFLPQDIILSSQMPHFKLINEILGSFGSSIMLIVCISASSSTINSIMSSIPRMMYGMSKSGQLPSFIGYIHPKFKTPVFAILSLFLLALIPMIGMTSSIEQVITLLIAASTSWLATYVIAHFSLIKLRKDYPHHTRPYKSPLFPMPQLFGSLGMIYVFFNCAPTPELAPTIYKYAGICISIVAIYAIIWIKFVMKTSLFTPVQMSKILDEVA